One genomic window of Desmospora activa DSM 45169 includes the following:
- a CDS encoding DUF368 domain-containing protein, giving the protein MEWKNIFRGLVMGISDLIPGVSGGTIAVVLGIYDRLLEAISGFFSREWKRYIGFLLPLGMGIGLALLLLSRLIQYLLDEHFMPTQFFFIGLLLGVIPYLVKRADAKHNFTFKHWIVLLIAGALIASMAFTNSDKSGEPMTSLSLLSAVGLFFSGWLASMAMLLPGISGSFILLLLGVYPTAIHALSTLNIPFIAIIGAGVAVGFIVSSKFIRYLLAQFPYMMYAIIIGLILGSTFVIFPGFANNLVTMVISIITFALGLTLTALFSTKNKD; this is encoded by the coding sequence ATGGAGTGGAAAAACATCTTTCGTGGGCTGGTTATGGGGATCAGTGACTTAATTCCGGGAGTAAGTGGAGGGACGATCGCCGTCGTTCTTGGGATTTACGATCGCTTACTGGAAGCGATCAGCGGTTTCTTTAGCAGAGAATGGAAACGATACATCGGCTTTCTGTTGCCCTTAGGGATGGGAATTGGGTTGGCGCTGTTATTATTAAGCCGCCTAATTCAATATCTTCTCGATGAACATTTTATGCCGACTCAGTTTTTCTTTATCGGTTTGCTCCTTGGGGTGATTCCTTATCTGGTGAAACGGGCGGATGCAAAACATAATTTCACCTTTAAACATTGGATCGTACTATTGATCGCTGGAGCTTTAATTGCTTCTATGGCTTTTACAAACTCTGACAAATCAGGTGAGCCGATGACATCATTGTCACTTTTATCGGCAGTGGGCTTGTTTTTCTCCGGTTGGCTCGCCAGCATGGCCATGCTTCTCCCCGGAATTAGTGGCTCTTTTATCTTGCTTCTCCTCGGTGTTTATCCAACAGCGATCCATGCCTTGTCTACCTTAAATATTCCCTTTATCGCCATCATCGGAGCCGGAGTTGCCGTCGGTTTTATCGTAAGCAGCAAATTTATCCGGTATTTATTGGCCCAGTTTCCCTATATGATGTACGCCATTATCATCGGTTTGATCTTGGGTTCCACCTTTGTCATTTTCCCCGGATTTGCCAATAATCTTGTGACGATGGTGATCAGTATTATCACTTTTGCATTGGGATTGACGCTTACGGCTCTTTTTAGTACCAAAAACAAAGACTAA
- a CDS encoding peptide ABC transporter substrate-binding protein produces MLKKGGRGLLTLILMVSLFLSACGGGGDSDADGSQVLKLNLGNGEPTSLDPAQAFDSNSMEVVYNLFEGLMRLDENEKPQPAAAENVEVSDDGLTYTFTLRDDLQWSNGDPVTAEDFEFAWKRVLDPETASGAAFLMYFIKNGEAYNAGEAEADEVGVKAEDEKTLVVELEQPTPFFEELTSYSVFSPVHKASVEGNDKAFAEADEYISNGPFSMTGWKHKNKITASKNEHYRDADAVKLSGVEWSMVEDKTTIYQLFKKGDLHIADDDAPPDLMGSLIEKGEARVADSSGLEFYRFNTTVEPFTNKKVRQAFALAVDRQAIVDNVTQKQQQIALGFVAPGTVTESGDFREGGKEVLKDAQFEEAKKLLEEGMEEEGWNKLPKVEILYNKDDQHKKIAEAIQEMYREHLGVEVGLQAREVGVFFDEQKGLDFSLSRSTILPDYNDPYNYLESFTTDHPMNRTGWSDKKYDQLLQQANGENDEAKRMDLLHQAEERLLEEVPMFPLFYYNNVILEQENVKGVLRHNVGPNDYKNVEIEG; encoded by the coding sequence TTGTTGAAAAAAGGTGGTCGTGGATTACTCACATTGATTCTTATGGTCAGTTTATTTTTAAGTGCCTGCGGAGGCGGGGGCGACTCCGATGCCGATGGTAGCCAAGTCTTGAAGCTTAACTTGGGCAATGGAGAGCCCACTTCCCTCGATCCGGCACAAGCCTTTGATTCCAACTCGATGGAAGTGGTTTATAACTTATTTGAGGGCTTAATGCGTCTGGATGAGAATGAAAAACCGCAACCGGCAGCGGCGGAAAATGTGGAAGTATCTGATGACGGACTAACCTATACCTTTACATTGCGGGATGATCTCCAATGGTCCAACGGTGATCCTGTTACCGCCGAAGATTTTGAGTTCGCTTGGAAACGGGTACTCGATCCGGAAACTGCCTCCGGCGCGGCATTCTTGATGTATTTTATCAAAAACGGTGAAGCGTATAATGCTGGAGAAGCAGAGGCTGATGAAGTGGGAGTAAAGGCCGAGGACGAAAAAACACTGGTAGTGGAGTTGGAGCAGCCGACGCCTTTTTTTGAGGAGTTAACCTCGTATTCTGTCTTCTCACCGGTCCATAAAGCTAGTGTAGAAGGCAATGACAAAGCGTTTGCAGAAGCGGATGAATACATTAGTAACGGCCCCTTCTCCATGACGGGTTGGAAACATAAAAACAAGATCACGGCGAGCAAAAACGAACATTACCGCGATGCCGATGCTGTCAAATTAAGTGGAGTCGAATGGTCGATGGTGGAAGACAAGACCACGATCTATCAATTGTTTAAGAAGGGGGATTTGCATATCGCGGACGATGATGCGCCCCCGGATCTAATGGGCTCTCTCATCGAAAAAGGGGAAGCCAGAGTGGCAGACTCTTCTGGGTTGGAGTTTTACCGCTTTAACACGACCGTTGAACCTTTTACCAATAAGAAAGTACGACAAGCGTTTGCACTGGCGGTGGACCGACAGGCGATTGTTGACAATGTGACGCAAAAACAACAACAGATTGCCTTGGGCTTTGTCGCTCCAGGAACGGTGACGGAATCGGGTGATTTCCGTGAGGGTGGAAAAGAAGTACTAAAAGATGCCCAGTTTGAAGAAGCCAAGAAGTTGTTAGAAGAAGGAATGGAAGAAGAAGGGTGGAACAAACTGCCCAAAGTGGAGATCCTCTATAACAAGGATGATCAGCATAAAAAAATAGCGGAGGCTATCCAGGAGATGTATCGTGAACACCTTGGTGTAGAAGTGGGCTTACAAGCCCGGGAAGTGGGCGTTTTCTTTGATGAGCAAAAAGGATTGGACTTTTCGCTGTCACGCTCCACTATTCTTCCCGATTACAATGATCCCTATAACTACTTGGAAAGCTTTACAACTGATCACCCCATGAATCGAACCGGATGGAGCGATAAGAAATACGATCAGTTGCTACAGCAAGCAAACGGAGAAAACGATGAAGCAAAACGGATGGATCTGCTACATCAAGCGGAAGAGCGTTTGTTGGAAGAAGTGCCGATGTTCCCGCTCTTTTATTACAACAATGTTATCTTGGAGCAGGAAAATGTGAAAGGCGTACTCCGTCACAATGTAGGCCCAAACGATTATAAAAATGTAGAAATCGAAGGATAA